The proteins below come from a single Arthrobacter sp. B1I2 genomic window:
- the greA gene encoding transcription elongation factor GreA: MSTTNSASAAWLTQEAFDRLKAELDHLSGAGRAEIVQKIEAARQEGDLKENGGYHAAKEEQGKIEARIRQLTVLLRDAHVGEAPADDGIVEPGMIVVARIAGDEETFLLGSREIAGDSDLNVFSEKSPLGAAILGHKEGETLSYIAPNGKDIKVEILSAKPYAA, encoded by the coding sequence AGGAAGCTTTTGACCGCCTGAAGGCAGAGCTGGACCACCTTTCCGGCGCAGGCCGGGCGGAGATCGTCCAGAAGATTGAAGCAGCGCGGCAAGAGGGGGACCTCAAGGAAAACGGGGGCTACCACGCGGCCAAGGAGGAGCAGGGCAAGATTGAAGCCCGCATCCGCCAGCTGACGGTTCTGCTCCGTGATGCCCATGTGGGTGAAGCGCCTGCCGATGACGGCATCGTGGAGCCCGGCATGATCGTGGTGGCCAGGATCGCCGGCGACGAGGAGACCTTCCTGCTGGGTTCACGCGAAATCGCGGGCGACTCCGACCTAAATGTCTTCAGCGAGAAGTCGCCTCTTGGTGCAGCCATCCTGGGCCACAAGGAGGGCGAGACCCTCAGCTACATCGCGCCGAACGGCAAGGACATCAAGGTGGAGATCCTCTCCGCCAAGCCTTACGCTGCCTAG